A section of the Methanosarcina mazei S-6 genome encodes:
- the mutS gene encoding DNA mismatch repair protein MutS, whose protein sequence is MTEMMTPAMRQYYEAKQAYPDTLIFFRMGDFYESFGEDAKTIAKELEITLTARGKDRSGERMPLAGIPYHAIDTYLPRLINKGYKVAICEQLEDPKQAKGVVKRGVVRVVTPGTAIDSSMFPDASNNYLMAVAGKEVGKSGKSGEKEMEFGLSFLDISTGEFLTTQFMDSGSFDKLLSELARMKPAECILPPTLYGNSVLVNRLREQTIVQEFAPEISGIEEAGEKLKIHFRVSTLEGMGCEKLEFGVYSAWSALEYAKTTQMRDLAHINTLRTYSNTEFMVLDSVTLRNLEIVKNVRDEGDHNSLYRTLSFTKTPMGSRILKKWLLKPLLSVEQINHRLDAVEELAGNPLLRYDIRDWLSEVRDIERLVGRIVYGNANARDLVALKKSLDAVPSIRDCLLEKAGAEMLKGIAEGLASFSEIEELAKMIGNAIVEEPPVSVREGGMIKSGFSEELDELRDISSNSKQWIAAFQQKEKDRTGIKSLKIGYNKVFGYYIEVTNANSSQVPDDYIRKQTMANAERFFTPELKEKESLILTANDKAVALEYEIFTEITETLSAHSKELQETAERIGVLDVLADLAEVAENNNYTRPQLTEDCKILIRDGRHPVVESTVSGGFVPNDTEMDCKENQFLLVTGPNMAGKSTYMRQTALIAIMAQAGSFVPASYASIGVIDQVFTRIGAFDDLASGQSTFMVEMVELANILNNASPKSLVLLDEIGRGTSTYDGYSIAKAVVEFLHNRGKVGIRALFATHYHQLTSLEEKLKRVKNYHIAVKEEGHELVFLRKIVPGATDRSYGIHVARLAGVPERVIERANEILRELERESVLEESEDCENGKKRKGKATTRYTQMLLFDPGSRSGNSEVKRGLSPVEAALKKMNVDEMTPIEAMNKLHELKKLLG, encoded by the coding sequence ATGACTGAAATGATGACCCCTGCAATGCGCCAGTACTATGAAGCCAAGCAGGCATACCCTGACACCCTTATCTTCTTCCGGATGGGAGACTTTTACGAATCCTTTGGAGAAGACGCAAAAACCATTGCAAAAGAGCTCGAAATCACGTTAACAGCCAGGGGCAAGGACAGGTCAGGGGAGAGGATGCCTCTTGCAGGCATTCCTTACCATGCCATTGATACATACCTTCCAAGGCTGATAAACAAAGGATACAAGGTAGCCATCTGTGAACAGCTCGAAGACCCGAAGCAGGCAAAAGGAGTTGTAAAGAGAGGCGTTGTCAGGGTGGTAACCCCGGGGACAGCAATAGACTCATCCATGTTCCCGGATGCGTCAAATAACTACCTTATGGCAGTTGCAGGGAAAGAAGTCGGAAAGTCCGGAAAAAGCGGAGAAAAGGAAATGGAATTCGGGCTCTCATTCCTCGACATTTCAACAGGGGAGTTCCTTACAACCCAGTTTATGGATTCCGGAAGCTTTGATAAATTACTCAGCGAACTTGCCCGAATGAAGCCTGCGGAATGCATCCTGCCCCCGACCCTGTACGGGAATTCGGTACTTGTTAACAGGTTAAGGGAACAGACAATAGTCCAGGAATTTGCCCCGGAAATCTCTGGGATAGAAGAAGCCGGGGAAAAACTGAAAATTCATTTCAGGGTTTCAACCCTCGAGGGCATGGGCTGTGAAAAACTGGAATTCGGAGTCTATTCCGCATGGTCTGCCCTTGAATATGCAAAAACGACCCAGATGAGAGACCTTGCTCATATCAATACCCTCAGGACCTATTCAAACACCGAATTCATGGTCCTCGACTCTGTCACCCTCCGCAACCTCGAAATCGTGAAAAACGTGCGGGATGAAGGGGACCATAACTCCCTTTACAGGACTTTGAGCTTTACAAAGACGCCAATGGGGAGCAGAATTCTGAAAAAATGGCTCTTAAAGCCGCTCCTTTCCGTAGAACAGATAAACCACAGGCTGGACGCAGTAGAAGAGCTGGCAGGAAACCCTCTGCTCCGCTATGATATTCGGGACTGGCTTTCGGAGGTAAGGGATATTGAACGCCTCGTAGGCAGAATAGTGTACGGAAACGCCAATGCAAGGGACCTCGTAGCCCTGAAAAAGTCCCTTGATGCCGTACCCTCTATCCGGGACTGCCTTCTGGAAAAAGCCGGAGCAGAGATGTTAAAAGGGATTGCTGAAGGTCTCGCATCATTTTCAGAAATTGAAGAACTGGCCAAAATGATTGGAAATGCAATTGTTGAAGAGCCTCCCGTAAGCGTCCGCGAAGGCGGGATGATAAAATCCGGGTTCAGCGAGGAACTTGACGAGCTAAGAGACATTTCAAGTAACAGCAAGCAGTGGATTGCAGCCTTCCAGCAGAAAGAAAAGGACAGGACAGGGATCAAGTCCCTGAAAATCGGATACAATAAGGTCTTCGGGTATTATATCGAGGTTACCAATGCAAACAGCAGCCAGGTACCTGATGACTATATAAGAAAGCAGACAATGGCAAATGCCGAGCGTTTCTTTACGCCTGAGCTTAAAGAAAAAGAAAGCCTGATCCTGACAGCAAACGATAAAGCCGTGGCTCTTGAGTACGAAATTTTCACAGAAATCACAGAGACCCTTTCAGCCCATTCAAAGGAGCTTCAGGAAACAGCAGAAAGGATAGGCGTACTTGATGTCCTTGCAGACCTTGCCGAAGTTGCGGAAAATAATAATTATACACGCCCTCAGCTCACAGAAGACTGCAAGATTCTTATCCGGGACGGCAGGCATCCAGTAGTCGAAAGTACGGTATCCGGAGGTTTTGTCCCGAATGATACGGAAATGGACTGCAAGGAGAACCAGTTTTTGCTGGTTACAGGCCCCAATATGGCAGGGAAATCAACCTATATGCGCCAGACAGCCCTTATTGCAATTATGGCTCAGGCAGGCTCTTTTGTCCCGGCTTCCTATGCTTCCATAGGTGTCATCGACCAGGTTTTTACAAGGATAGGGGCTTTTGACGACCTTGCAAGCGGACAGAGCACTTTTATGGTTGAGATGGTGGAACTGGCAAATATCCTGAACAATGCAAGCCCGAAAAGCCTTGTGCTGCTTGACGAAATAGGCAGGGGAACGAGCACCTATGACGGGTACAGCATTGCAAAAGCGGTTGTTGAGTTCCTGCACAACAGGGGAAAGGTAGGCATAAGGGCTCTTTTTGCGACCCATTACCATCAGCTCACATCACTTGAAGAGAAATTAAAAAGGGTAAAAAATTATCATATTGCAGTAAAAGAAGAAGGACACGAGCTGGTTTTTCTGAGGAAAATCGTGCCGGGGGCAACCGACAGGAGTTACGGGATACATGTTGCAAGGCTTGCCGGAGTCCCGGAAAGGGTAATCGAAAGGGCAAATGAGATCCTCAGGGAACTCGAAAGGGAAAGCGTACTCGAAGAATCCGAAGACTGTGAAAACGGGAAAAAAAGAAAAGGCAAAGCGACCACCCGTTATACTCAGATGCTCCTTTTTGACCCCGGGAGCAGAAGCGGGAATTCGGAAGTAAAAAGAGGATTAAGCCCTGTAGAAGCAGCCCTGAAAAAGATGAATGTGGATGAAATGACCCCGATAGAAGCCATGAATAAACTTCATGAGCTGAAAAAGCTGCTTGGTTGA
- the mutL gene encoding DNA mismatch repair endonuclease MutL: MQGNKIRILDKDTINKIAAGEVIERPASVVKELVDNSIDAGATEIRIEVEKGGKRSILIRDNGCGMSRADALLAYKKHATSKLTKIEDLDKISTMGFRGEALASITAIAKVEILTRPPEEIAGTKVVIHGGNVEEISDAGTAPGTSVHVKDLFYNTPARRKYLKTDRTELAHITDTVMRLALANPGISFTLLNEGKPVLRNTGSSDLFNSMVNLLGPDTARSMLPLNYGTEEFDIRGYVSKPELNRGDSDQLFLFVNTRPVTSSTINKAVREGYYTKMPKGRYPVAVLALTLDPGEVDVNVHPRKAEVRFSREKEVGDAVISAVEKVLSEHGLAPEIRGKEAKRLQKTFDSPESPKIQIPDTSKVVPERENAEVTGKTAGKEIESEPGVLTVSEEKKVLEGGNRVLRDKPGAYTYPVKDTERRLKKSERLLEFSGEGEEKKAVENKEGKTEEKKLPSEIQPESKKAEEKIEEKIEEKIEEKIEEKSQTRKPKQKANTDLLEDLRVIGQVSRMYILAEKGEDLVIIDQHAAHERILYEQVLRSKKSRVQELITPVMIELTPKEKVLMEEYIPYLEEYGFGISEFGDNTYVVTFVPEVFGRLENTDVIHDVIADLLAEGKVKKETGISEKVSKTFACRAAIKGGAACTPEQMEDLIEQLKTAEAPYSCPHGRPTVITITKSQLDRMFARTL; encoded by the coding sequence ATGCAGGGAAATAAAATCCGGATTCTTGATAAGGACACGATAAATAAGATTGCAGCCGGAGAAGTAATAGAACGACCGGCATCCGTTGTAAAGGAACTTGTGGATAACTCAATAGATGCCGGAGCAACAGAAATCCGAATCGAAGTCGAGAAGGGAGGAAAACGTTCCATCCTTATCAGGGACAATGGCTGTGGCATGAGCAGAGCCGATGCCCTCCTTGCATATAAAAAACATGCAACAAGCAAACTCACAAAGATAGAAGACCTGGATAAAATTTCTACAATGGGTTTCAGGGGAGAAGCTCTTGCCTCCATAACCGCCATTGCAAAGGTGGAAATCCTTACACGCCCTCCGGAAGAGATTGCAGGCACAAAAGTTGTAATCCATGGAGGAAATGTAGAGGAAATTTCTGATGCGGGCACGGCTCCGGGGACGTCAGTACATGTAAAAGACCTCTTCTATAATACACCTGCAAGGCGCAAGTACCTGAAAACCGACCGTACGGAACTTGCCCATATCACTGATACCGTCATGAGACTTGCGCTGGCAAATCCGGGGATTTCCTTTACCCTGCTTAACGAAGGAAAGCCAGTTCTTAGGAATACGGGGTCAAGTGACCTTTTTAACAGTATGGTAAACCTTCTGGGACCCGATACCGCACGCTCGATGCTTCCTCTTAATTACGGGACAGAAGAATTTGATATCAGGGGCTATGTCTCAAAGCCCGAACTTAACAGGGGAGATAGCGACCAGCTCTTTCTTTTTGTAAATACCCGCCCTGTAACCTCAAGCACGATCAATAAAGCTGTCCGCGAAGGGTATTACACAAAAATGCCCAAAGGCCGTTATCCTGTAGCTGTGCTCGCCCTTACCCTCGATCCGGGAGAAGTGGATGTAAACGTCCATCCGCGCAAAGCTGAAGTCCGTTTCAGCCGCGAAAAGGAGGTAGGGGACGCTGTAATCAGTGCGGTTGAAAAGGTACTTTCGGAACATGGCCTGGCCCCTGAGATAAGGGGAAAAGAAGCAAAAAGGTTACAGAAAACCTTTGATTCCCCGGAATCACCAAAAATTCAGATACCGGATACCAGCAAAGTAGTTCCTGAGAGAGAAAACGCAGAGGTAACCGGAAAAACAGCCGGAAAAGAAATAGAAAGCGAGCCTGGCGTTTTAACGGTTTCAGAGGAAAAAAAGGTTCTGGAAGGCGGGAATAGAGTCCTGAGAGATAAGCCCGGTGCTTATACCTATCCTGTAAAGGATACGGAGAGGAGGCTGAAGAAATCCGAGCGCCTCCTTGAGTTTTCAGGAGAGGGTGAGGAGAAGAAGGCTGTAGAGAATAAAGAAGGGAAAACGGAAGAAAAAAAGCTACCATCAGAGATACAGCCGGAAAGTAAAAAAGCAGAAGAAAAAATAGAAGAAAAAATAGAAGAAAAAATAGAAGAAAAAATAGAAGAAAAAAGTCAAACCCGGAAGCCGAAGCAAAAAGCAAATACTGACCTTCTTGAAGATCTGCGGGTTATAGGCCAGGTTTCCAGGATGTATATTCTTGCTGAAAAAGGTGAAGACCTTGTGATTATTGACCAGCACGCAGCCCACGAGCGCATCCTTTACGAGCAGGTCCTGAGAAGTAAAAAATCAAGGGTGCAGGAGCTGATTACGCCGGTGATGATAGAACTTACCCCGAAAGAAAAGGTTCTCATGGAGGAATACATACCCTACCTTGAGGAATACGGGTTTGGAATTTCGGAATTCGGGGATAATACCTATGTGGTTACCTTTGTACCCGAGGTTTTCGGACGTCTCGAGAATACCGATGTAATTCATGATGTTATAGCTGACCTGCTGGCTGAAGGAAAGGTCAAAAAAGAAACAGGAATATCGGAAAAAGTGAGCAAGACATTTGCCTGCAGGGCAGCAATTAAAGGTGGGGCAGCCTGCACCCCAGAGCAAATGGAAGATTTGATAGAGCAGCTCAAAACGGCTGAAGCCCCGTACTCCTGCCCGCATGGGAGACCAACTGTCATAACCATTACGAAAAGTCAACTTGACAGGATGTTTGCCAGAACTCTTTAA
- a CDS encoding cobalt-precorrin-5B (C(1))-methyltransferase — protein sequence MIDPVNNFKIPEEWIALTGLPREELEKNVASGMVVVLSDGSVLKRGYTTGTTASAAAKAAVLSLKKKIDSVSVPTPVGLRAHLEVSESSPGRAVVKKILNDHESDITRGLEFVGEAREAEGIHVLGGKGIGVVRRDGLQVPKGKPAINPKPMEQIRAAVKEAVEELGLQGAEVTISIPEGERIGKETLNSRIGVEGGISVLGSTGFVEPWNDHLGETRGDLIRCTDKVVLTTGRIGMRYSHMLFPEYTVVMVGSRISEGLDYASGDIIICGLPGLVLKWGNPEMLEGSGYATVVEMLEKAPQHERLKEAFEMAVEKGKGARIVVIDRDGSVLMDSKSES from the coding sequence ATGATAGATCCTGTTAACAATTTCAAGATCCCTGAAGAATGGATTGCCCTTACAGGGCTGCCCAGGGAAGAGCTTGAAAAAAACGTGGCATCCGGTATGGTCGTGGTCCTGAGCGACGGTTCAGTACTTAAAAGAGGATACACCACAGGAACCACTGCCAGCGCTGCTGCAAAAGCAGCTGTCCTTTCCCTTAAGAAAAAGATTGACAGCGTATCCGTTCCCACCCCTGTCGGACTGAGAGCCCACCTTGAAGTCAGTGAGTCTTCCCCCGGGCGAGCAGTTGTAAAGAAGATCCTTAACGACCATGAATCCGATATTACACGTGGGCTTGAATTTGTTGGAGAAGCCAGGGAAGCCGAGGGGATTCACGTCCTCGGAGGAAAAGGCATAGGAGTCGTAAGAAGAGACGGCCTCCAGGTCCCGAAAGGAAAGCCAGCTATAAATCCGAAACCCATGGAACAGATAAGAGCAGCAGTAAAAGAAGCTGTAGAGGAACTGGGCCTGCAGGGAGCCGAAGTTACGATTTCAATTCCTGAGGGAGAACGGATAGGAAAAGAAACCCTGAACAGCAGGATAGGAGTCGAAGGCGGAATTTCTGTCCTCGGAAGCACAGGTTTTGTTGAACCCTGGAATGACCACCTAGGAGAAACGAGAGGAGACCTGATACGCTGCACGGACAAAGTTGTTCTGACCACAGGCAGGATAGGAATGCGGTATTCTCACATGCTTTTCCCTGAATATACGGTTGTTATGGTAGGGAGCAGGATCTCGGAAGGTCTCGATTATGCATCAGGCGACATCATTATTTGCGGGCTGCCAGGCCTTGTCCTTAAATGGGGAAACCCTGAGATGCTTGAGGGCAGCGGGTATGCGACCGTTGTTGAGATGCTTGAAAAGGCTCCGCAACACGAGCGCCTGAAAGAAGCTTTTGAAATGGCAGTCGAGAAAGGAAAAGGTGCAAGAATCGTTGTAATTGACAGGGACGGGTCCGTCCTTATGGACAGTAAAAGTGAAAGTTAA
- a CDS encoding cobalt-precorrin-7 (C(5))-methyltransferase: MIVVGVGVGPGMLTEEGIRAIKKASAVYGAKRAIELAQEYITCEAKTIKDYKSLHLLPADAVILSTGDPMFSGLGKFAGENDTVIPGISSMQAACARTKVNLTNLCAITAHGRDFEPAKAELIQELRNGRNIFLLPEENFGSLEVAKILKELGIEAELYTCENLGYPEERIAKGSPDNPPIAETILYGLLVVQKR, translated from the coding sequence ATGATAGTAGTAGGAGTTGGGGTCGGACCCGGCATGCTTACGGAAGAAGGAATAAGGGCAATAAAAAAGGCTTCGGCGGTTTACGGTGCAAAAAGGGCGATTGAACTTGCACAGGAATACATCACCTGCGAAGCAAAAACGATTAAAGATTACAAGTCTCTCCACCTCCTGCCCGCAGATGCAGTCATCCTGTCTACTGGAGACCCCATGTTTTCCGGTTTAGGGAAATTCGCAGGAGAAAACGATACTGTAATTCCGGGAATTTCTTCAATGCAGGCAGCCTGTGCCCGCACGAAAGTGAACCTTACTAACCTCTGTGCAATAACAGCCCACGGAAGGGATTTTGAACCTGCAAAAGCAGAATTGATCCAGGAATTAAGGAACGGAAGAAACATCTTCCTGCTGCCGGAAGAGAATTTCGGCTCCCTTGAGGTTGCAAAAATCCTTAAAGAGCTCGGGATAGAAGCCGAGCTTTATACTTGCGAAAACCTCGGCTATCCTGAAGAAAGGATTGCAAAGGGATCTCCTGACAACCCCCCGATCGCAGAAACCATTCTCTACGGGCTGCTCGTCGTGCAGAAAAGATAA
- a CDS encoding A24 family peptidase C-terminal domain-containing protein → MIEILKILFTMPFLLYGCYTDLKERRVSNKVWKYMLASGSVFVIYEVFTGGLPYVKSLILSSVIVFISIYILFQLGAFGGGDAKGLIVLSILFPLYPVFLFSGKVYPLLGLPPIGLFTFTVLENALLITVLVPLGMFFYNLLHFSPQMLKNPLYMFIGYRTEVFSLKNKEHLGLLEKFELDENGAVTRKFARSGLDFDANRKPELEEYVKKGLIEKDIWVTPGLPFMLSITAGFITAVIFGDLIFYAVFNLIGS, encoded by the coding sequence ATGATAGAAATCCTTAAAATCCTGTTCACCATGCCGTTTTTACTCTACGGATGCTACACCGACCTGAAGGAGCGCAGAGTTTCAAATAAAGTATGGAAATACATGCTTGCATCGGGTTCTGTATTTGTAATCTATGAAGTTTTTACCGGGGGGCTCCCTTACGTTAAATCTCTGATTCTTTCAAGCGTTATTGTTTTTATTTCAATTTACATCCTTTTTCAGCTTGGAGCCTTCGGGGGAGGGGACGCAAAAGGGCTGATAGTGCTTTCCATTCTGTTTCCTCTCTATCCGGTATTTCTGTTCTCGGGGAAAGTCTATCCCCTGCTCGGGCTGCCTCCTATAGGGCTTTTTACCTTCACGGTGCTGGAAAACGCTCTTCTTATAACTGTCCTTGTGCCACTCGGGATGTTTTTTTACAACCTTCTGCACTTCTCGCCTCAAATGCTCAAAAATCCCCTTTACATGTTCATAGGGTACAGGACTGAAGTTTTCTCTCTGAAAAATAAGGAGCATCTGGGCCTGCTTGAAAAATTCGAGCTTGATGAAAACGGGGCTGTCACCAGGAAATTTGCACGGTCCGGACTTGATTTTGATGCAAACCGGAAGCCTGAACTTGAGGAATACGTAAAAAAAGGTCTGATTGAAAAAGATATCTGGGTTACTCCGGGACTGCCTTTCATGCTCTCAATCACGGCAGGCTTCATAACCGCAGTCATTTTCGGAGATTTAATCTTTTATGCTGTCTTTAATCTCATCGGAAGCTAA
- a CDS encoding matrixin family metalloprotease, whose amino-acid sequence MKIQIKGIRIASLFMAMLLAGMLIMPVASAHFLGYSAVDGMEIRYGRSTQYTTAQSHSFSKWNDLGKVNIAPDTTWTVEDLTYGDYYNSGDMAAGWYNHYPLVRDTIRFNEYIMSQYTANQKKHVALHELGHALGLDHSYSPNVMYADYSGRTELGTHDIQDYNTLYP is encoded by the coding sequence ATGAAGATCCAGATCAAAGGAATTAGGATTGCTTCGCTGTTTATGGCGATGTTGCTGGCAGGCATGTTAATTATGCCGGTTGCAAGTGCACACTTCCTGGGCTATAGTGCCGTAGATGGGATGGAAATTCGCTATGGCAGAAGTACGCAATATACCACAGCTCAAAGCCATTCATTTAGTAAATGGAATGACCTTGGTAAAGTCAACATTGCACCAGATACTACCTGGACGGTTGAAGATCTCACTTATGGTGATTATTATAATTCGGGTGATATGGCGGCTGGGTGGTACAATCATTATCCACTTGTCAGAGATACAATTAGATTTAACGAATATATAATGAGCCAGTACACAGCTAACCAAAAGAAACACGTTGCTTTACATGAACTGGGCCATGCATTAGGCCTTGATCATAGTTATTCTCCTAATGTGATGTATGCGGATTATTCTGGCAGAACAGAATTAGGAACACATGACATACAGGATTACAATACACTATATCCTTAA
- a CDS encoding YggS family pyridoxal phosphate-dependent enzyme, whose product MPVYENTKLILEKIGSTTLVCVTKTIEPERINEAIRAGATIIGENRVQEYEDKRDDILPCETHLIGHLQANKVKKAVHLFDVIQSVDSLKLIKNIDMRARDVDKVQRVYLQVNIGNEPQKYGFHPDEIKNAIKEIRFLRNVRVEGLMCIPPFVPPEQTRSYFRKMKALFDEMKKENRDNIDIRTLSMGMSSDYRIAIEEGATMVRVGSAIFGKRKY is encoded by the coding sequence ATGCCAGTCTATGAAAATACAAAGTTAATCCTTGAAAAGATTGGAAGCACAACACTGGTTTGTGTTACCAAGACGATTGAACCTGAAAGGATAAACGAAGCCATTCGAGCCGGAGCCACTATCATTGGAGAGAACCGGGTTCAGGAGTACGAGGATAAACGTGATGATATACTGCCCTGTGAGACACACCTTATAGGCCATCTGCAGGCAAATAAAGTCAAAAAAGCCGTACATCTATTTGATGTTATCCAATCAGTTGACTCTCTGAAGTTGATAAAGAATATCGACATGAGAGCCAGGGATGTTGACAAAGTACAGAGAGTCTATCTTCAGGTTAACATCGGCAACGAGCCACAAAAATACGGATTCCACCCTGATGAGATAAAAAACGCAATAAAAGAGATCCGCTTTTTAAGGAATGTCCGTGTGGAAGGCCTCATGTGCATCCCTCCTTTTGTACCCCCAGAACAAACCCGTTCCTATTTCAGGAAGATGAAGGCCCTTTTTGATGAAATGAAAAAGGAGAACCGGGACAATATCGATATCAGGACACTATCCATGGGCATGTCAAGTGACTACAGGATTGCCATCGAGGAAGGAGCCACGATGGTACGTGTGGGTTCTGCCATATTCGGGAAGAGGAAGTACTGA
- a CDS encoding sugar O-acetyltransferase, giving the protein MVEMTEKEKAAQGLLYNAYYDEELISQRAYCKAICYEYNQLHPAKIEERTALIQKLFGKTGGSFLIEPPFICDYGYNIEIGSNFYANHNCIILDGAKVVFGDNVMIAPNCSFYTAGHPLDVERRNAGLEYAYPVKVGSNVWIGGNVSVLPGVTIGDNAVIGAGSIVTKDIPSDVVAFGNPCRVIREISDEDKKF; this is encoded by the coding sequence ATGGTTGAAATGACTGAAAAAGAAAAAGCAGCTCAGGGCTTATTATACAATGCATACTATGATGAAGAGCTGATCTCTCAACGGGCTTATTGCAAAGCAATTTGCTACGAGTATAATCAGCTTCATCCAGCAAAAATTGAGGAAAGGACAGCTTTAATTCAGAAACTCTTTGGCAAGACCGGAGGTTCTTTTCTTATTGAGCCGCCATTTATATGCGACTACGGTTACAACATCGAAATAGGCAGCAATTTCTATGCAAATCACAACTGCATCATCCTCGACGGAGCAAAGGTTGTTTTTGGGGATAATGTGATGATCGCTCCAAACTGCAGCTTCTACACAGCCGGGCATCCGCTTGATGTAGAACGTCGCAATGCAGGACTGGAATACGCTTATCCAGTAAAAGTCGGCAGCAATGTATGGATAGGCGGCAATGTTTCTGTACTTCCCGGAGTAACTATAGGGGATAATGCTGTCATAGGCGCCGGGAGTATTGTGACAAAAGATATTCCTTCCGACGTTGTTGCTTTTGGGAATCCCTGCAGGGTTATTCGTGAGATTAGTGATGAAGATAAAAAATTTTAA
- a CDS encoding class I SAM-dependent methyltransferase, giving the protein MMRDILHPGTGEDVKLKNRHRKHWEWAIGMLSLKKTGKLDSGSVILGIGSGSEAPVFYLTNHAKYVFCTDLYTITSGRWKEADSSMLTGPEHFSPGKFNRRRLGVQVMSGTDINFEDNTFDAVFSYSSIEHFGGKEAAVKCMKEIERVLKPGGIASIATEIYAGNELEKLYRSREKYGRFPNHLLRRYKIFSEMFTCEELEKYLLTSTNMKPLFPVNFSTDTDDLKGAIKYPVTRDHNTHIFLDMKGILWGSIHIALIKR; this is encoded by the coding sequence ATGATGCGGGACATTCTTCATCCCGGAACTGGAGAGGATGTCAAGCTCAAAAACCGCCATCGGAAACATTGGGAATGGGCTATTGGAATGCTCTCACTGAAAAAGACAGGCAAGCTGGATAGTGGCTCAGTTATCCTGGGGATAGGTAGCGGCAGCGAAGCACCTGTTTTTTATCTGACAAACCATGCAAAATATGTTTTCTGCACTGATCTGTATACGATAACTTCAGGGAGGTGGAAGGAAGCAGATTCGAGCATGTTAACGGGTCCTGAGCATTTTTCTCCAGGTAAGTTTAACCGCAGAAGGCTCGGGGTACAGGTTATGAGCGGCACTGACATTAATTTTGAAGACAATACTTTCGATGCCGTATTCAGCTACTCTTCGATTGAACACTTCGGAGGAAAAGAGGCAGCTGTGAAGTGTATGAAAGAGATTGAAAGAGTGTTAAAACCCGGCGGAATCGCCAGTATTGCAACTGAAATTTACGCAGGAAATGAACTGGAAAAACTTTACAGGTCTCGCGAAAAGTATGGCAGGTTTCCCAATCATCTCCTTCGACGTTACAAAATATTTTCCGAAATGTTCACCTGTGAAGAACTGGAAAAATATCTCCTGACATCTACGAATATGAAGCCTTTGTTTCCTGTCAATTTCAGCACAGATACGGATGATCTGAAAGGTGCTATAAAATATCCTGTGACCAGAGATCATAACACACATATTTTTCTCGACATGAAGGGCATACTCTGGGGGTCCATACATATCGCTCTGATTAAACGGTAA